The Urocitellus parryii isolate mUroPar1 chromosome 13, mUroPar1.hap1, whole genome shotgun sequence genome has a window encoding:
- the Znf658 gene encoding zinc finger protein 658 has translation MNTYPGSVSFEDVTVELTQEEWRHMGPAQRTLYREVMLENYSHLVSVGYCVSKPKVIFKLEQGEEPWSLEDRFLSHKYPGYYKVDVHIKGNQDKQGKPLWQVIFIGDKTLSKEGQKVLEKPFNLGIASGFSGKITYKHDSSQMNFPVISELIISEGEYSREKADYMTVCEKLQLAIKHRDTHTGEKSHEYNENVKTVSVKKDQHRRFQTLEQLFECSEFGKILYEKTVCLTVESSPTAEQCCQDVELGENCDRTALFSHTRADPREKCSDVSDCGEFCCESTMEEYSKVHLAVTHQECDKNGIHVCGKLPLIQAQRPVTGQSALESNPCEENLSQSPAHRVHQEKPIGDNVCECPGCTKTFFRKLGLITHQQTQEKPRQSGLYGKRRESFYQKAHPIQHQRTHSGENPYKGEECGKFFCSHSHPRQHPGTPMASRLCECNKCGNSFCEKSNLSEHPRLHTKEKPCGNHHCRKCHPPPPRGQQRTDTEMKICHGRECAETSVMGHLQEYQKVHPGGKPCERAACGKTFSKTSHLTAHQSTHRGERPYECVECGKTFSHKTHLSAHQRTHTGERPYECSRCGKAFADTSTLRAHQRIHTGEKPYACRECGRSFAHASVLRAHERIHTGEKPYGCHECGRSFTYNSAFRAHQRVHTGEKPYGCHDCEKTFAHHSALRVHQRTHTGEKPYECSACEKTFAHHSALRAHQKTHTGEKLHECHECGKTFSQKTHLSTHRRVHTGEKPYECRECGKAFSQKSYLSGHQRTHTGEKPYGCNTCGKRFVYKAALVVHQRIHRGEKPYECRECGKAFSQRTHLCAHQRTHTGEKPYGCRQCGKTFADRSALRAHHRTHTGEKPYECTECGKAFSKTSHLRAHLRTRLGEKPYECGQCGKSFSEKSYANAHQRVHTGEKPYECSECGKAFAQHSTLRVHQRVHTGVRPYECGECGKAFSQKSHLGAHQRIHTGEKPYECSECGKAFAQHSTLRVHQRIHTGDRPYECDECGKTFVRKAALRVHHTRMHSRAKAPVRSESGKPSGDSRLTA, from the coding sequence gtTATTACAAAGTAGACGTCCACATCAAGGGAAATCAAGACAAACAAGGGAAGCCTCTGTGGCAAGTAATATTCATTGGTGATAAAACACTGAGTAAAGAAGgacagaaagttctagaaaaacCATTTAATTTGGGCATAGCTTCAGgtttttcaggaaaaataacCTATAAACATGATTCAAGTCAAATGAATTTTCCAGTTATTTCTGAGTTAATTATTAGTGAAGGAGAGTATTCAAGAGAAAAGGCTGATTACATGACTGTATGTGAAAAGTTGCAGCTTGCTATTAAACACAGGGacactcatactggagagaaatctcatgaatataatgaaaatgtgaaaaCTGTTAGTGTTAAGAAAGATCAGCATCGGAGATTTCAAACATTGGAGCAGTTGTTTGAATGCAGTGAGTTTGGGAAAATTTTGTATGAAAAAACTGTCTGCCTTACAGTCGAGAGTTCTCCAACAGCAGAGCAGTGCTGTCAGGATGTTGAGCTTGGGGAAAACTGTGACAGGACAGCTCTGTTTAGCCACACGAGAGCTGACCCAAGGGAGAAGTGCTCTGATGTTAGCGACTGTGGGGAATTCTGCTGCGAATCCACCATGGAGGAGTACAGTAAAGTTCACCTGGCTGTAACACACCAGGAATGTGATAAAAATGGTATTCATGTCTGTGGGAAGTTACCCCTAATTCAAGCTCAGAGACCTGTTACAGGACAAAGTGCTCTTGAAAGCAATCCCTGTGAAGAAAACTTGAGCCAGAGTCCAGCCCACAGAGTACATCAGGAGAAGCCAATTGGAGATAACGTCTGTGAATGTCCTGGATGTACTAAAACCTTCTTCCGGAAATTAGGCCTTATCACACATCAGCAAACTCAAGAGAAACCCCGCCAGTCAGGTCTGTACGGGAAACGCAGGGAATCCTTTTACCAGAAAGCACACCCCATTCAGCATCAGAGGACCCACTCAGGGGAGAACCCTTACAAAGGTGAGGAATGTGGGAAATTCTTCTGTTCACATTCACACCCTCGTCAGCATCCTGGAACTCCTATGGCGTCCAGACTCTGTGAATGCAATAAATGTGGGAACAGTTTCTGTGAGAAGTCAAACCTCAGTGAACACCCGAGGCTTCACACAAAGGAGAAACCTTGTGGTAACCACCACTGCAGGAAATGTCACCCACCACCCCCCAGGGGACAGCAGAGAACAGACACAGAGATGAAGATCTGCCACGGCCGTGAGTGTGCGGAAACCTCCGTGATGGGACATCTCCAGGAATATCAGAAAGTCCACCCGGGTGGGAAACCCTGTGAACGTGCTGCCTGTGGGAAGACGTTCTCCAAGACGTCACATCTGACagcacatcagagcactcaccggGGCGAGAGACCCTACGAGTGCGTAGAATGTGGGAAGACTTTCTCTCACAAGACACATCTCAGTGCACATCAGAGAACTCACACTGGGGAAAGGCCCTACGAGTGCAGCcggtgtgggaaagcctttgctgACACTTCGACCCTCAGGGCGCACCAGAGAATCCACACAGGCGAGAAGCCCTACGCGTGCCGTGAGTGCGGGAGATCTTTTGCCCATGCTTCTGTTCTCAGAGCCCATGAGAGAATCCACACAGGGGAGAAGCCCTACGGCTGCCATGAGTGTGGCAGATCCTTTACCTATAACTCGGCCTTCAGAGCCCACCAGAGGGTTCACACGGGGGAGAAGCCCTACGGGTGTCATGACTGTGAGAAAACCTTTGCCCACCATTCAGCCCTCAGAGTGCACCAGAGGACTCACACCGGGGAGAAGCCCTACGAGTGCAGCGCCTGTGAGAAGACGTTTGCCCACCATTCAGCCCTCAGAGCTCATCAGAAAACCCACACAGGGGAGAAACTCCACGAATGCCATGAGTGCGGGAAAACCTTTTCCCAGAAAACACACCTCAGCACACATCGCAGGGTCCACACAGGGGAGAAGCCCTACGAGTGCCGCGAATGTGGAAAGGCTTTCTCCCAGAAATCGTACCTCAGTGGACACCAGAGGACCCACACGGGGGAGAAGCCCTATGGGTGTAACACATGCGGGAAGCGTTTTGTCTACAAGGCGGCCCTCGTCGTGCACCAGAGAATTCACAGAGGGGAGAAGCCCTACGAGTGCCgcgaatgtgggaaagccttctcCCAGAGGACACACCTCTGCGCCCACCAGAGAACGCACACGGGGGAGAAGCCCTACGGGTGCCGTCAGTGCGGGAAAACGTTTGCTGATCGCTCAGCCCTCCGAGCGCATCACAGGACTCACACCGGGGAGAAGCCCTACGAGTGTACTGAGTGTGGGAAGGCTTTCTCCAAGACGTCACACCTCAGGGCACACCTGAGGACGCGCCTGGGGGAGAAGCCCTACGAGTGTGGCCAGTGTGGGAAAAGCTTTTCCGAGAAGTCGTACGCCAATGCCCACCAGAGGGTGCACACGGGGGAGAAGCCCTACGAGTGCAGCGAATGTGGGAAGGCCTTTGCCCAGCACTCAACTCTCAGGGTGCACCAGAGGGTTCACACCGGTGTGAGACCCTATGAGTGTGGTGAGTGTGGGAAAGCGTTCTCCCAGAAATCGCACCTTGGTGCCCACCAGAGAATTCACACGGGGGAGAAGCCCTACGAGTGCAGCGAATGTGGGAAGGCTTTTGCCCAGCACTCAACTCTCAGGGTGCACCAGAGGATCCACACAGGGGACAGACCCTATGAATGTGATGAATGTGGAAAAACTTTTGTCCGTAAGGCAGCTCTTAGGGTCCATCACACCAGGATGCACAGCAGAGCAAAAGCCCCAGTGCGGAGTGAGTCTGGAAAGCCCTCGGGGGACTCCCGCCTTACTGCGTGA